In Porphyromonas cangingivalis, a genomic segment contains:
- a CDS encoding response regulator — protein sequence MVEMRILVIDDADMSDSLNSLKRKLSRDKINLTSSVIHLNNRRYYNLDSKLDLSPIKEEVNQVKQQGRFDLIMVDYNYGEDCELNGLSIIQELRKIFHKTRIILYSGSRKDVIKYIIESSGILSEKDTIDYDEMVKHINNLMEMKIETFIQRNNFESEAIKVLKQNSCKDVKELLMDKLSLYPNLVVHDQGVRGIGGKSLKDVVEALGSDDQTQNWLDEILDEFIAYLTKIYE from the coding sequence ATGGTGGAGATGAGAATATTAGTCATAGACGATGCTGACATGTCTGACAGTTTGAACTCCTTAAAAAGGAAACTCTCTAGAGATAAGATTAACCTAACATCGAGCGTTATACATCTAAATAATCGGAGATACTACAATCTCGATAGCAAGTTAGACTTATCTCCTATAAAAGAAGAAGTAAATCAAGTCAAGCAACAGGGTAGGTTTGATCTGATTATGGTCGATTACAATTATGGAGAGGACTGTGAGCTAAATGGTCTATCAATTATTCAAGAACTTAGAAAGATTTTCCATAAAACAAGAATTATCTTATATAGTGGTTCAAGGAAGGACGTGATAAAATACATCATTGAAAGCAGTGGTATTCTCAGCGAAAAGGACACTATTGACTACGACGAGATGGTGAAACACATAAACAATCTCATGGAGATGAAAATTGAGACATTCATCCAACGAAATAACTTCGAAAGTGAAGCAATAAAAGTACTTAAACAAAATAGTTGCAAAGATGTTAAAGAACTACTTATGGATAAGTTGTCCCTGTACCCCAACTTAGTTGTGCATGACCAAGGAGTGCGTGGGATTGGAGGCAAATCACTAAAAGATGTTGTAGAGGCTCTAGGTTCTGACGATCAAACTCAAAATTGGCTAGATGAAATACTAGATGAATTTATAGCCTATTTAACCAAGATTTATGAGTAA
- the topA gene encoding type I DNA topoisomerase: MAKNLLIVESPAKSKTISKFLGSDFNVLSSFGHIRDLKTKGMGVDVDNHFAPEYEVSEDKKSIVKELRAEAQKAETVWLASDEDREGEAIAWHLAEVLDLDVSNTNRIVFHEITPKAINAALENPRTIDMKMVDAQQARRVLDRIVGFELSPVLWTKVRPSLSAGRVQSVAVRILVEREREINAFEAESSYRIRATFVTGSGEQFEADVDRRPKTLDEAKEILSSLVGATYKVQDIEVKPTKRHPAAPFTTSTLQQEASRRLGLSVTQTMRIAQSLYEAGHITYMRTDSVNLSSFAIGATIEEVEKEYGKKYVKARNFKTSTKGAQEAHEAIRPTHVEKIVAGTTKQEKAIYDLIRKRTMASQMADAELERTQLDIVSSTGLKFVARGEVITFDGFLKVYLEGNDDESTESDVMLLPKVTKGEAVEADKVLATERFTQRPPRYTEAALVKKMEELGIGRPSTYAPTIQTIQKRGYVERKTIEGVQRTYNEILLSDNKIKISEKSEVYGADRQKLVPTDVGIVVNDFLVEYFPKVLEYNFTARVEKEFDSIAEGKKQWNDVIKDFYDIFHDNVESVKSERMDRRVGEREIGTDPSTGQPVFAKIGRFGPMVQIGESSTDGDKPRFASIPSSLSLETITLEEALVLFTLPRSLGEYKGETLEANTGRFGPYVRFGKLFASIPKDMNPYEITLDQAITLVNAKIEAENNKFIASFGEDKELIQVLNGRFGPYISYKKKNFKIPKGTDPQTLDEATCRKLIEESSKETKDKKESGRKTKTTKKTTKSTAKKA, from the coding sequence ATGGCAAAAAATCTCCTCATAGTAGAGTCTCCTGCAAAGTCCAAGACGATCAGTAAGTTTTTGGGAAGTGACTTCAATGTCCTATCCAGCTTCGGACATATACGTGACCTGAAAACCAAGGGCATGGGTGTCGATGTAGACAACCACTTCGCTCCCGAATATGAGGTATCTGAGGACAAGAAAAGCATCGTCAAGGAGCTCAGAGCCGAAGCTCAAAAGGCAGAAACCGTATGGCTCGCGTCCGATGAGGACCGCGAAGGGGAAGCCATAGCTTGGCACCTTGCGGAAGTCCTTGACCTCGATGTGTCCAACACAAACCGCATCGTCTTCCACGAGATCACCCCAAAGGCGATCAATGCCGCACTTGAAAATCCTCGTACCATCGATATGAAGATGGTCGATGCTCAGCAGGCTCGCCGTGTGCTTGACCGTATCGTGGGGTTTGAACTTTCGCCCGTACTGTGGACGAAGGTGCGCCCTTCTCTCTCTGCGGGCAGGGTACAGTCCGTGGCGGTGCGTATATTGGTGGAGAGAGAGAGAGAGATCAATGCCTTTGAAGCAGAAAGTAGCTATCGCATCCGTGCGACATTTGTAACGGGTTCGGGGGAGCAGTTTGAGGCAGATGTGGATCGTCGCCCCAAGACATTGGATGAGGCAAAGGAGATACTTTCTTCGCTCGTGGGTGCGACATACAAGGTGCAGGACATCGAGGTAAAGCCCACAAAACGCCACCCTGCAGCCCCCTTCACAACGTCAACTCTCCAGCAGGAGGCTTCACGTCGCCTGGGGCTATCTGTGACACAGACGATGCGTATTGCTCAGAGCCTCTACGAAGCGGGACATATCACTTATATGCGTACAGACTCGGTGAACCTCAGTTCGTTTGCCATAGGTGCAACTATTGAAGAAGTAGAAAAAGAGTACGGCAAGAAGTATGTCAAAGCACGCAACTTCAAGACGTCAACCAAGGGAGCTCAGGAAGCGCACGAGGCGATCCGTCCCACTCATGTCGAAAAGATCGTGGCCGGCACAACCAAGCAGGAGAAGGCGATCTATGACCTGATCCGCAAGCGCACAATGGCATCGCAAATGGCGGATGCAGAGCTTGAGCGCACACAGCTGGACATCGTGAGCTCGACAGGCTTGAAGTTTGTCGCTCGTGGCGAAGTAATCACTTTCGATGGCTTCTTGAAAGTGTACCTTGAGGGCAACGACGATGAGTCGACAGAGTCGGATGTCATGCTCCTTCCGAAAGTGACGAAGGGTGAAGCTGTCGAGGCGGACAAGGTCTTGGCGACAGAGAGATTTACCCAACGTCCTCCGAGATATACCGAAGCGGCTCTCGTCAAGAAGATGGAGGAGCTGGGCATCGGTCGTCCGTCAACCTATGCGCCGACGATACAGACAATACAGAAGCGTGGCTACGTGGAGCGTAAGACCATAGAAGGTGTACAGCGTACTTACAATGAGATACTTCTCTCAGACAACAAGATAAAGATCTCTGAGAAGAGCGAGGTCTACGGTGCCGACCGCCAAAAGTTGGTGCCCACCGATGTGGGTATTGTCGTGAACGACTTCCTCGTCGAATACTTCCCAAAGGTGTTGGAGTACAACTTTACCGCAAGGGTTGAGAAGGAATTCGACAGCATCGCTGAGGGGAAGAAGCAGTGGAACGACGTCATCAAGGACTTCTACGACATCTTCCACGACAATGTGGAGAGTGTCAAGTCCGAGCGTATGGATCGCCGTGTCGGAGAACGAGAGATTGGCACCGACCCATCGACAGGTCAGCCTGTGTTTGCAAAGATAGGTCGATTCGGACCTATGGTGCAGATCGGGGAGTCTTCGACAGACGGTGACAAGCCACGCTTCGCATCGATACCCTCAAGCTTATCCTTGGAGACTATCACTCTCGAAGAGGCATTGGTGCTCTTCACCCTTCCGAGGAGTCTGGGTGAGTACAAGGGTGAGACCCTCGAGGCGAATACAGGGCGTTTCGGTCCTTACGTGCGCTTCGGCAAACTATTTGCCAGCATCCCGAAGGATATGAACCCTTACGAGATCACACTCGATCAGGCGATAACGTTGGTGAATGCAAAGATCGAGGCGGAGAACAACAAATTCATCGCTTCGTTCGGCGAAGACAAAGAGCTGATACAAGTGCTCAACGGTCGCTTCGGACCATACATCTCTTACAAAAAGAAAAACTTCAAGATCCCCAAAGGCACAGATCCCCAAACCCTCGATGAGGCTACTTGTCGCAAACTCATAGAGGAGAGCAGCAAAGAGACTAAAGATAAAAAGGAGTCAGGGCGCAAGACGAAGACGACAAAGAAAACAACAAAGTCAACCGCAAAGAAAGCATAA
- the tsaB gene encoding tRNA (adenosine(37)-N6)-threonylcarbamoyltransferase complex dimerization subunit type 1 TsaB codes for MTTAEDYYLLIDTSTDVCSVALATEQGTVSQEIEQGGNKHSALIGDFVSKILRDLPEDKSLKAVALAEGPGSYTGLRIAAAFTKAFCMIRRIPLIAIPTPEVMAHRILTLHPELCSDEALLMPMIDARRMEVYTALYDNEGKPVSDIQATILDDNGLSPFVEKIGDKTVLYFGDGAEKGQEVMSRLFPRSIYIGGIIPEAQGLLKPMLSRLSQGETCDIAYWTPLYLKEYEAKISTNKVLGEHRTK; via the coding sequence ATGACAACAGCAGAAGATTATTACCTACTCATCGACACCTCGACAGATGTGTGCTCGGTGGCATTGGCGACGGAGCAAGGCACCGTAAGTCAGGAGATAGAGCAAGGAGGTAACAAACATTCGGCCCTCATCGGTGACTTTGTGTCCAAGATCCTTCGGGACCTGCCTGAGGACAAAAGTCTCAAGGCTGTCGCACTGGCCGAAGGCCCCGGATCATACACCGGACTTCGCATTGCTGCAGCCTTTACCAAGGCATTCTGCATGATACGTCGCATACCACTCATAGCCATCCCCACCCCCGAAGTCATGGCTCATAGAATCCTTACCCTTCATCCCGAGCTGTGCAGCGACGAGGCACTACTTATGCCGATGATCGATGCTCGTCGCATGGAGGTCTACACAGCCCTTTACGACAACGAAGGGAAGCCCGTATCTGACATCCAAGCGACTATTCTTGATGATAATGGATTGTCTCCATTTGTGGAGAAAATAGGAGACAAGACCGTCCTTTACTTCGGTGACGGTGCAGAGAAAGGACAGGAGGTTATGTCACGTCTCTTCCCACGCTCTATCTACATCGGAGGCATCATCCCTGAAGCACAGGGTCTGCTGAAGCCTATGCTCAGTCGCCTCTCTCAGGGGGAGACGTGCGACATTGCCTACTGGACTCCCCTATACCTCAAAGAATACGAAGCAAAAATCAGCACAAACAAGGTTCTTGGCGAACACCGCACAAAGTAA
- a CDS encoding DNA alkylation repair protein, protein MGTSYSITEHFGSNLAELLSEKIKTVFPAFDDKTFISEVTEEVIDRTYTERILIISQALRRHLPQDYPEAISILVSILGEENPNETGMFTHFYWVLPIGKFISEYGLAHFNISIKAIEEVTKRNTGEYAIRPFAQKYPEETLKVCKSWATAPSFHLRRLASEGLRPKLPWAPKLETFIDNPDPVLEILELLKEDEVMFVKRSVANHLTDWLKVNPSAVRSLIERWKTSSNKHTQWIIKRATRKIS, encoded by the coding sequence ATGGGGACATCGTACAGCATCACGGAACACTTCGGAAGCAATCTTGCCGAACTATTATCGGAGAAGATCAAAACGGTATTTCCGGCTTTTGATGACAAGACTTTCATCTCAGAAGTGACCGAAGAGGTCATCGACCGCACCTATACCGAAAGAATACTGATTATCTCCCAAGCATTGAGACGGCATCTTCCACAAGACTACCCTGAAGCCATATCCATCCTTGTATCCATCCTTGGAGAAGAGAACCCCAACGAAACAGGGATGTTTACCCACTTCTATTGGGTGCTGCCGATAGGGAAGTTCATCTCCGAATATGGCTTGGCACACTTCAATATCTCCATCAAAGCAATAGAAGAAGTGACAAAGCGAAACACAGGGGAGTATGCTATCCGTCCCTTCGCCCAAAAGTACCCCGAAGAGACACTTAAGGTCTGCAAGTCCTGGGCAACAGCTCCTTCATTCCACCTGCGACGTCTGGCAAGTGAAGGACTACGCCCAAAACTACCTTGGGCACCAAAGCTGGAAACTTTTATCGACAACCCCGATCCGGTACTCGAGATCCTCGAACTCCTCAAAGAGGACGAAGTGATGTTCGTCAAACGCTCCGTGGCCAACCATCTCACAGACTGGCTCAAGGTCAACCCCTCGGCCGTCCGTTCCCTCATCGAACGTTGGAAAACATCCTCCAACAAACACACGCAGTGGATCATCAAAAGAGCCACACGAAAAATCAGTTGA
- a CDS encoding OmpA family protein, which yields MMHNISKYLLGASLLFCTSQAFAQTYHTEEPQQNESQKYKRAWEFGVGGSALHMTRMSVLDFTNKTANGGYGIDVNKRDVLFGGNIYLARQLSRYFFLDLQGTVGYAQDPIKGGKEDRFLYMGGIGLQWRLGEYFESKYIDPFFRVGGNYMYKTFNQFYNGTEQFNGTQMAWNFDLDHNKSGADLKQLFPVAFGTGVNMWMSDKVGIGLQADYLYMPHANVANIWQGTARLIFRFCGESKRPKPEYRTVEKIVERERIVEKHIPAPIVEVPESNLCELFNYVYFEFDKSDITAESLPIVDQIADILKQDLTRKYLIIGYTDSRGSERYNIGLSERRAKALVDALLERGIPKDMLKSRGVGKKISYVAPSAPDNTRRGDRKVTIERVINMDYWEYLK from the coding sequence ATGATGCATAATATTTCTAAATATCTTCTCGGAGCCTCTTTGTTGTTCTGTACGTCTCAGGCTTTTGCACAGACGTATCACACGGAAGAGCCTCAACAGAACGAGAGTCAGAAGTATAAGAGAGCTTGGGAGTTTGGTGTCGGTGGATCGGCCCTTCACATGACTCGAATGAGTGTCCTTGACTTCACCAATAAAACAGCGAATGGTGGTTATGGTATTGATGTAAACAAGAGAGATGTTCTCTTCGGTGGAAATATATACCTTGCGCGCCAATTGAGCCGTTACTTTTTCCTTGATCTTCAAGGTACAGTCGGTTATGCTCAAGATCCTATAAAGGGTGGTAAGGAGGATAGATTTCTCTATATGGGAGGTATCGGTCTTCAGTGGCGTCTCGGTGAATATTTCGAGTCAAAGTACATTGATCCATTCTTCCGTGTAGGTGGTAACTATATGTACAAGACATTTAATCAGTTCTACAACGGCACTGAGCAGTTCAATGGCACTCAGATGGCTTGGAACTTTGACCTTGATCATAATAAGAGTGGTGCTGACTTGAAGCAACTTTTCCCTGTCGCTTTTGGTACAGGTGTAAATATGTGGATGTCAGACAAGGTCGGTATAGGTCTTCAAGCAGACTATCTCTATATGCCACATGCCAATGTCGCAAACATTTGGCAAGGTACGGCAAGACTTATCTTCCGTTTCTGTGGTGAGTCCAAGAGACCTAAACCAGAGTATCGTACTGTTGAAAAGATAGTCGAAAGAGAGAGGATTGTCGAAAAGCACATTCCTGCTCCTATTGTAGAAGTTCCTGAAAGCAATTTGTGTGAACTCTTTAACTATGTTTACTTCGAGTTTGATAAATCCGATATTACAGCAGAGTCTCTACCTATTGTTGATCAGATAGCAGATATCTTGAAGCAAGATTTGACACGCAAATACCTCATCATCGGTTATACCGACTCAAGAGGATCGGAGAGATACAATATCGGTCTGTCTGAGCGTCGTGCTAAGGCTCTCGTCGATGCTCTTCTTGAAAGGGGTATACCTAAAGATATGCTCAAGTCAAGAGGGGTGGGTAAGAAGATCTCTTATGTCGCTCCAAGTGCTCCTGACAATACTCGTCGCGGTGACCGTAAGGTGACCATCGAAAGGGTCATCAATATGGACTACTGGGAATATCTCAAGTAA